Proteins encoded by one window of Salvia splendens isolate huo1 chromosome 14, SspV2, whole genome shotgun sequence:
- the LOC121764566 gene encoding dnaJ protein P58IPK homolog isoform X1 produces MAANPCGFDMVAWRGFIYIVIILNFALSRQLILLQPLIVVDGKTGDAAALFERVSESVKMKKYSDALADLNAAIEADPALSEAYWHRASILRQLCRYGESEESYTKFLDVKPGNSAAEKELSQLYQAQSALDSAKDVFESGDYMKALEYLEKVVLVFSPECSKAKLLKVRLLIAVKDYSSAISNSGYILKEDEDNLEALHLRGNAYYYLADHDIAIRHYQKGLRLDPEHAELKRSYFKLKSLLKKTKSAEDNASNGKLQLATEEYKAALSLDPNHSFHNVHLQLGLCKVQVKLGRGDDAVTSCTEALKLDGDLVQALVRRGEAKLLIEDWEGAVADLRSAAEKSPRDMNIRRALARAVKSLKLSQRKDWYKILGVSRTASMSEIKKAYKKLALQWHPDKNVDNKEEAEDKFREIATAYEVLGDEDKRTKYDTGEDIDGMGMNMGGGGFNPFGRGGQRFTFRSQGGFPGGFGGF; encoded by the exons TAGATGGAAAAACTGGTGATGCTGCTGCTCTGTTTGAGAGAGTTTCAGAGAGTGTAAAAATGAAGAAATACAGTGACGCCCTTGCTGATCTTAATGCTGCCATAGAGGCAGATCCAGCACTCTCAGAAGCATATTGGCATCGGGCATCCATTCTACGTCAACTCTGCAG ATATGGAGAATCTGAGGAAAGCTACACAAAATTTCTGGATGTAAAACCTGGAAATTCAGCAGCAGAGAAGGAGCTTTCTCAGTTATATCAAGCTCAGAGTGCCTTAGATTCAGCGAAAGATGTTTTTGAATCTGGAGACTATATGAAAGCACTGGAGTATCTTGAAAAAGTTGTTCTGGTTTTCTCTCCAGAATGCTCCAAG GCCAAACTCCTTAAAGTGAGATTATTGATAGCTGTTAAAGATTATTCAAGTGCCATATCCAATTCAGGATACATACTCAAAGAAGATGAGGACAATTTAGAGGCTTTGCACTTACGTGGCAATGCCTACTACTACTTAGCTGATCACGACATTGCTATTAG ACATTACCAAAAGGGACTTCGTCTAGACCCTGAGCATGCAGAACTGAAGAGAtcatattttaaattgaaaagcctccttaaaaaaactaaaagt GCAGAGGATAATGCAAGCAATGGTAAGCTACAATTGGCCACTGAGGAATATAAAGCAGCTCTTTCTTTGGACCCAAACCATTCTTTTCATAATGTGCATCTTCAACTTGGATTATGTAAGGTTCAGGTGAAACTTGGTAGGGGAGATGATGCTGTGACAAGTTGCACAGAAGCACTTAAACTTGATGGAGATTTGGTTCAAGCACTAGTCCGG AGAGGTGAGGCGAAGCTTTTGATAGAAGATTGGGAAGGAGCTGTGGCTGACCTAAGATCAGCAGCAGAGAAGTCACCTCGG GATATGAATATTCGTAGAGCTTTAGCGAGGGCTGTAAAATCCTTGAAGTTGAGCCAACGGAAGGACTGGtacaagattttaggagtttCTAGAACTGCATCAATGTCAGAGATTAAGAAAGCTTACAAGAAGCTTGCCTTGCAATGGCACCCTGATAAGAATGTGGACAATAAGGAAGAAGCAGAAGACAAATTTCGGGAAATAGCAACTGCCTATGAG GTTTTGGGAGATGAGGATAAGCGCACGAAATATGATACTGGTGAAGATATTGATGGCATGGGGATGAATATGGGTGGTGGAGGCTTTAATCCCTTCGGACGAGGGGGGCAACGATTTACCTTCCGTTCCCAAGGAGGTTTTCCTGGTGGATTTGGAGGTTTTTGA
- the LOC121764566 gene encoding dnaJ protein P58IPK homolog isoform X2 has translation MAANPCGFDMVAWRGFIYIVIILNFALSRQLILLQPLIVDGKTGDAAALFERVSESVKMKKYSDALADLNAAIEADPALSEAYWHRASILRQLCRYGESEESYTKFLDVKPGNSAAEKELSQLYQAQSALDSAKDVFESGDYMKALEYLEKVVLVFSPECSKAKLLKVRLLIAVKDYSSAISNSGYILKEDEDNLEALHLRGNAYYYLADHDIAIRHYQKGLRLDPEHAELKRSYFKLKSLLKKTKSAEDNASNGKLQLATEEYKAALSLDPNHSFHNVHLQLGLCKVQVKLGRGDDAVTSCTEALKLDGDLVQALVRRGEAKLLIEDWEGAVADLRSAAEKSPRDMNIRRALARAVKSLKLSQRKDWYKILGVSRTASMSEIKKAYKKLALQWHPDKNVDNKEEAEDKFREIATAYEVLGDEDKRTKYDTGEDIDGMGMNMGGGGFNPFGRGGQRFTFRSQGGFPGGFGGF, from the exons ATGGAAAAACTGGTGATGCTGCTGCTCTGTTTGAGAGAGTTTCAGAGAGTGTAAAAATGAAGAAATACAGTGACGCCCTTGCTGATCTTAATGCTGCCATAGAGGCAGATCCAGCACTCTCAGAAGCATATTGGCATCGGGCATCCATTCTACGTCAACTCTGCAG ATATGGAGAATCTGAGGAAAGCTACACAAAATTTCTGGATGTAAAACCTGGAAATTCAGCAGCAGAGAAGGAGCTTTCTCAGTTATATCAAGCTCAGAGTGCCTTAGATTCAGCGAAAGATGTTTTTGAATCTGGAGACTATATGAAAGCACTGGAGTATCTTGAAAAAGTTGTTCTGGTTTTCTCTCCAGAATGCTCCAAG GCCAAACTCCTTAAAGTGAGATTATTGATAGCTGTTAAAGATTATTCAAGTGCCATATCCAATTCAGGATACATACTCAAAGAAGATGAGGACAATTTAGAGGCTTTGCACTTACGTGGCAATGCCTACTACTACTTAGCTGATCACGACATTGCTATTAG ACATTACCAAAAGGGACTTCGTCTAGACCCTGAGCATGCAGAACTGAAGAGAtcatattttaaattgaaaagcctccttaaaaaaactaaaagt GCAGAGGATAATGCAAGCAATGGTAAGCTACAATTGGCCACTGAGGAATATAAAGCAGCTCTTTCTTTGGACCCAAACCATTCTTTTCATAATGTGCATCTTCAACTTGGATTATGTAAGGTTCAGGTGAAACTTGGTAGGGGAGATGATGCTGTGACAAGTTGCACAGAAGCACTTAAACTTGATGGAGATTTGGTTCAAGCACTAGTCCGG AGAGGTGAGGCGAAGCTTTTGATAGAAGATTGGGAAGGAGCTGTGGCTGACCTAAGATCAGCAGCAGAGAAGTCACCTCGG GATATGAATATTCGTAGAGCTTTAGCGAGGGCTGTAAAATCCTTGAAGTTGAGCCAACGGAAGGACTGGtacaagattttaggagtttCTAGAACTGCATCAATGTCAGAGATTAAGAAAGCTTACAAGAAGCTTGCCTTGCAATGGCACCCTGATAAGAATGTGGACAATAAGGAAGAAGCAGAAGACAAATTTCGGGAAATAGCAACTGCCTATGAG GTTTTGGGAGATGAGGATAAGCGCACGAAATATGATACTGGTGAAGATATTGATGGCATGGGGATGAATATGGGTGGTGGAGGCTTTAATCCCTTCGGACGAGGGGGGCAACGATTTACCTTCCGTTCCCAAGGAGGTTTTCCTGGTGGATTTGGAGGTTTTTGA